In Arthrobacter citreus, a genomic segment contains:
- a CDS encoding Clp protease N-terminal domain-containing protein: MFERFSESARTVIIEAQEQARLLGDSEITADHLLLGVLASGDNPAVRVLNRLGIDGGAVARRAQGLGSADAQALEAIGVDLDAVRERAEASFGPGALDQPRRARGLFKGRGGGHIPFTSPAKDALTQSLRETLALGAKTIGPEHLLLGLLAGNNGTAAHTLRGLGADPAQVRAELLRDLGRAA; encoded by the coding sequence ATGTTTGAACGCTTTTCGGAATCAGCCCGCACCGTGATCATCGAGGCACAGGAACAGGCCCGCTTACTGGGGGACAGCGAAATCACGGCGGACCATCTCCTGCTTGGAGTCCTGGCCAGCGGTGACAACCCTGCCGTCCGGGTCCTGAACCGCCTCGGGATCGACGGCGGGGCGGTGGCCCGGCGCGCCCAGGGGCTCGGCAGTGCGGACGCGCAGGCGCTGGAGGCCATCGGCGTCGACCTCGATGCCGTCCGCGAGCGCGCGGAGGCAAGCTTCGGCCCCGGGGCCCTGGATCAGCCCCGGCGGGCCAGGGGATTATTCAAGGGCCGCGGCGGAGGGCACATTCCCTTCACCTCCCCGGCAAAGGACGCGCTCACGCAGTCGCTGCGGGAGACCCTGGCCCTGGGGGCAAAGACCATTGGCCCGGAACATCTCCTGCTGGGCCTGCTGGCGGGGAATAACGGCACGGCGGCGCACACGCTCCGGGGGCTGGGGGCGGACCCGGCACAGGTGCGGGCGGAACTGCTGCGGGATCTGGGTCGGGCCGCCTAG
- a CDS encoding RNA polymerase subunit sigma-70, with translation MNAEQNLIGEGTSNDPAVGLRAVAALRRLVDRLEFLQVQNARKLGWSWAEIAAAVGVSKQAVHKKHAGRISASADKGDRNV, from the coding sequence ATGAACGCTGAACAGAACCTTATTGGCGAGGGCACGAGCAACGATCCCGCCGTCGGACTGCGCGCTGTGGCCGCGCTGCGGCGGCTGGTGGACCGGCTGGAGTTTTTGCAGGTGCAGAACGCACGGAAGCTCGGATGGTCCTGGGCAGAGATCGCCGCTGCGGTCGGAGTATCCAAACAGGCAGTGCACAAAAAACATGCGGGGCGGATATCCGCTTCCGCGGACAAGGGAGACAGAAATGTTTGA
- a CDS encoding carbohydrate ABC transporter permease, with product MAAPALTRPPAAPVPPAPRQNRRRTATPARIAGTAIVSVLAVVWLLPYAWAAVTAFKPETEAAATPLTWFPESGFTLDAFTKVLGEGNIPLWTWNSLITSAAITVITLVISALCAYALSRIDFKGKRILMSVIIASIIIPPPVLIIPLFYQLLSMHLIDTYWAIILPQVIAPAMVFILKKFFDQIPRELEEAAIMDGAGRMRVFLQIVLPLSRPILSAVAIFVFIGAWNNFLWPFIATNDPSLLTLPVGLQTIKSAYGIQYAQNMASALLAALPLIIVFLFFQRQIIKGISTTGLAGT from the coding sequence ATGGCAGCACCGGCACTTACCCGACCTCCGGCGGCACCGGTACCGCCGGCCCCGCGGCAGAACCGCAGGCGCACGGCAACCCCCGCACGCATCGCCGGAACCGCAATTGTTTCCGTCCTGGCCGTTGTCTGGCTGCTTCCCTATGCCTGGGCAGCGGTTACGGCCTTCAAGCCCGAGACCGAGGCGGCAGCAACCCCGCTCACCTGGTTCCCTGAATCCGGTTTTACCCTGGATGCCTTCACCAAGGTGCTCGGCGAAGGGAACATTCCGCTGTGGACCTGGAACTCCCTGATCACCTCGGCAGCCATCACCGTCATCACCCTTGTCATCTCGGCGCTGTGCGCCTATGCCCTGTCCCGGATCGACTTCAAGGGCAAGCGAATCCTCATGTCCGTAATCATCGCGTCAATTATCATTCCGCCGCCCGTGCTGATCATCCCGTTGTTCTACCAGCTGCTGTCGATGCACCTGATTGACACCTACTGGGCGATCATCCTTCCGCAGGTGATTGCTCCGGCGATGGTCTTTATTCTCAAGAAGTTTTTCGACCAGATTCCGCGGGAACTAGAAGAAGCGGCCATCATGGACGGCGCCGGGAGGATGCGGGTGTTTCTGCAGATCGTCCTTCCGCTCTCCCGCCCGATCCTGTCTGCCGTAGCGATCTTTGTCTTCATCGGTGCCTGGAACAACTTCCTGTGGCCGTTCATCGCAACCAACGATCCTTCGCTGCTCACGCTTCCGGTGGGGCTGCAGACCATCAAGAGCGCCTATGGCATCCAGTATGCACAAAACATGGCCTCCGCCCTGCTGGCTGCCCTGCCGCTGATCATCGTCTTCCTCTTCTTCCAGAGGCAGATCATCAAGGGCATCTCCACCACCGGCCTTGCCGGCACCTGA
- a CDS encoding sugar ABC transporter permease — protein MSTATASRGAGSAAGQSAAPPNARRKSRRDNLHGWGFSAPFLAFFALFLVWPIVYGFYMSLTGKSLTGANGELLGFANYTEAFQDPDLWQSLGNTLYFTVISTVPLVVIALAMAALVNMGLPAQWLWRLAFFSPYLLASTVVSLFFTWMYNPQLGLINDILSKVGIPPVAWLNDPKVAMWAIVIATVWWTVGFNFLLYLAAMQNIPQQHYEAASLDGAGGWRQFFSITLPQLGPTTVLIVILQVLASLKIFDQVYQMTQGGPAGTTRTIVQYIFETGFTGYRFGYSAAISYVFFALIIVVSCGQFFINRRRSL, from the coding sequence ATGAGTACCGCAACCGCTTCAAGGGGTGCCGGCAGCGCTGCCGGACAATCAGCTGCCCCGCCCAACGCCCGGCGCAAGTCACGCCGGGACAACCTGCACGGCTGGGGATTCAGCGCTCCGTTCCTGGCCTTTTTCGCCCTCTTCCTGGTCTGGCCCATCGTCTACGGCTTCTACATGAGCCTGACCGGAAAGTCCCTCACCGGCGCCAATGGCGAGCTGCTCGGTTTCGCGAACTACACCGAAGCGTTCCAGGATCCGGATCTCTGGCAGTCGCTGGGCAACACCCTGTACTTCACCGTAATCAGCACCGTTCCGCTGGTGGTCATTGCCTTGGCCATGGCAGCTCTGGTGAACATGGGCCTTCCGGCCCAGTGGCTGTGGCGGCTGGCCTTCTTCTCGCCCTATCTGCTGGCCTCCACCGTGGTGTCCCTGTTCTTCACCTGGATGTACAACCCGCAGCTGGGCCTGATCAACGACATTCTCTCGAAGGTGGGTATTCCGCCGGTCGCCTGGCTCAACGACCCCAAGGTTGCCATGTGGGCCATCGTCATCGCCACTGTCTGGTGGACCGTGGGCTTCAATTTCCTGCTGTACCTGGCAGCCATGCAGAACATTCCGCAGCAGCACTACGAGGCGGCGTCACTGGACGGAGCCGGAGGATGGCGGCAGTTCTTCTCCATTACGCTCCCCCAGCTCGGGCCGACCACGGTCCTCATCGTCATCCTCCAAGTCCTGGCATCCCTGAAAATCTTCGACCAGGTCTACCAAATGACCCAAGGCGGACCCGCGGGCACCACGCGGACGATCGTGCAGTACATCTTCGAAACCGGGTTCACCGGCTATCGGTTCGGTTACTCCGCAGCCATTTCCTACGTGTTCTTCGCCCTGATCATCGTGGTCTCGTGCGGGCAGTTCTTCATCAACCGGCGAAGGAGCCTCTGA
- a CDS encoding DMT family transporter, translating into MTPDTGRTQRPSGPTENPRTAGAGPRGRGAAAGALFVVLASVLWGTTGTAATLAPEVGPLAIGAAAMGIGGLLQALTAVPQLRAARLPLLRHRSSVGLGAVAVAVYPLAFYSSMHLAGVTVGTVVSIGSAPLASAVMERLADGRRLSLRWAAGAGTAISGTVLLCVAEAAAATGDDGARQPGAVVAGVLLGLAAGTTYALYSWTAHRLMNRGVPARAAMGATFGLGGLLLMPVLAVTGAPLLASWPNAAVGLYMALVPMFAGYVLFGSGLARILPSTATTLSLLEPVVAAALAVLVVGERLLPAGWTGAALVLCGLLILTMPAPGRRGRRPDTLPSLL; encoded by the coding sequence ATGACGCCGGACACTGGCCGCACGCAGCGCCCCTCTGGCCCCACCGAAAATCCCCGCACCGCCGGCGCGGGGCCCCGCGGCAGGGGCGCAGCCGCCGGAGCCCTGTTCGTGGTGCTGGCCTCCGTGCTCTGGGGCACCACCGGCACTGCAGCCACCCTTGCCCCGGAGGTGGGACCGCTGGCCATCGGCGCTGCCGCCATGGGGATCGGCGGGCTGCTCCAGGCCCTCACGGCAGTGCCGCAGCTCCGGGCTGCCCGTCTTCCGCTGCTCCGCCACCGATCCTCGGTGGGGCTCGGCGCAGTGGCCGTAGCCGTCTATCCGCTGGCCTTCTATTCCTCCATGCATCTGGCCGGTGTCACGGTGGGCACCGTGGTCAGCATCGGTTCGGCCCCACTGGCCTCGGCGGTCATGGAGCGCCTTGCGGACGGCCGGAGGCTTAGCCTGCGCTGGGCGGCGGGGGCCGGCACGGCAATTAGTGGGACGGTCCTGCTGTGCGTGGCGGAAGCGGCCGCTGCAACCGGCGACGACGGCGCCCGCCAGCCCGGCGCCGTCGTCGCCGGGGTCCTGCTGGGGCTGGCGGCCGGCACCACCTACGCGCTGTACTCCTGGACCGCGCACCGGCTGATGAACCGGGGCGTGCCGGCACGGGCCGCGATGGGAGCGACTTTCGGCCTGGGCGGGCTGCTGCTGATGCCGGTGCTCGCAGTGACAGGAGCCCCGCTGCTGGCATCCTGGCCGAACGCAGCGGTGGGACTGTATATGGCGCTGGTCCCGATGTTTGCCGGCTATGTGCTGTTCGGCTCCGGTCTGGCGCGGATCCTGCCCAGCACGGCCACCACCCTGTCCCTGCTGGAGCCCGTGGTGGCCGCTGCACTCGCCGTGCTTGTCGTCGGCGAGCGCCTGCTGCCGGCGGGCTGGACCGGTGCGGCGCTAGTCCTCTGCGGGCTGCTGATCCTGACCATGCCTGCACCGGGCCGGAGAGGCAGGCGCCCGGACACACTTCCGTCCCTCCTTTGA
- a CDS encoding alpha-N-arabinofuranosidase, which translates to MSRARISIDRNFTIGEVPRRLFGSFVEHMGRCVYTGIYEPGHPEADEQGYRQDVLGLVRELGATVVRYPGGNFVSGYNWEDGVGPIDQRPTRLDGAWHTVETNAFGLHEFVDWSRKAGVEIMEAINLGTRGVDAARELVEYANHPGGTYLSDLRAKNGHKDPFNIKLWCLGNELDGPWQTGHKTADEYGRLAQEAARAMRYVDPDLELVACGSSSSSMPTFGAWEQTVLGHAYDEVDYVSLHAYYQEDEGDAESFLASAVDMDYFIESVVATADAVRARGKHKKFINLSFDEWNVWYQRGLDTDDQPAAVARAGWREHPRVIEDKYNVTDAVVVGTLLNSLLRHGDRVSIANQAQLVNVIAPIMAEENGPAWRQTIFHPFARMAALAKGRIMRTAVDSDKYATTRFGDADLVDVSVTWDEEAGKVALFLANRGLEEAADVEVSLGGFDAGQVTRSEVLQVPEGRDRFAINSQADGEQVGLAPLSGVKAVGSELRLTLPALSWAVVEVEVSKA; encoded by the coding sequence ATGTCCCGCGCAAGGATCAGCATTGACCGCAATTTCACCATCGGAGAGGTTCCCCGGCGCCTGTTCGGCTCCTTCGTGGAACACATGGGCCGTTGCGTCTACACCGGAATCTACGAACCGGGCCACCCCGAAGCCGACGAGCAGGGCTACCGGCAGGATGTCCTGGGCCTGGTCCGTGAACTGGGAGCCACCGTTGTCCGCTACCCCGGCGGGAACTTTGTCTCCGGCTATAACTGGGAGGACGGCGTCGGGCCCATTGACCAGCGACCCACCCGGCTCGACGGCGCCTGGCACACGGTGGAGACCAATGCCTTTGGCCTGCATGAGTTTGTGGACTGGTCCCGCAAGGCCGGCGTCGAAATCATGGAGGCCATCAATCTGGGCACGCGCGGCGTTGATGCCGCACGCGAACTGGTGGAATACGCCAACCACCCCGGAGGCACTTATCTCTCCGACCTTCGGGCCAAAAACGGGCACAAGGACCCCTTCAACATCAAGCTGTGGTGCCTGGGCAACGAGCTGGACGGGCCATGGCAGACCGGGCACAAGACGGCTGACGAGTACGGCCGTTTGGCCCAGGAAGCCGCCCGGGCCATGCGGTACGTCGATCCGGACCTCGAGCTCGTTGCCTGCGGCAGCTCCAGCTCCTCCATGCCAACCTTTGGCGCCTGGGAGCAGACCGTGCTCGGCCATGCCTACGACGAGGTGGACTACGTCTCGCTGCATGCCTACTACCAAGAGGACGAAGGTGATGCCGAGAGCTTCCTGGCCAGCGCAGTCGACATGGATTATTTCATTGAGTCAGTGGTCGCCACCGCAGACGCCGTCAGGGCACGCGGCAAGCACAAGAAGTTCATCAACCTGTCCTTCGATGAGTGGAACGTCTGGTACCAGCGGGGGCTGGACACCGACGACCAGCCGGCCGCGGTGGCGCGCGCGGGCTGGCGCGAGCACCCCCGCGTCATCGAGGACAAGTACAACGTGACGGACGCCGTCGTCGTCGGGACCCTGCTGAACTCGCTGCTGCGCCACGGTGACCGGGTGAGCATTGCCAACCAGGCCCAGCTGGTGAACGTGATTGCCCCGATCATGGCTGAAGAGAACGGGCCGGCCTGGCGGCAGACCATCTTTCATCCGTTTGCCCGCATGGCTGCCCTGGCCAAGGGACGGATCATGCGCACGGCTGTGGATTCCGACAAATATGCCACCACGCGCTTCGGCGACGCTGACCTCGTGGACGTCAGTGTTACGTGGGACGAAGAAGCCGGAAAGGTTGCACTCTTCCTGGCCAACCGCGGCCTGGAGGAAGCGGCCGATGTGGAAGTTTCCCTCGGCGGATTCGACGCCGGCCAAGTCACCCGCTCCGAAGTCCTGCAGGTTCCCGAGGGCCGGGACCGCTTTGCCATCAACTCGCAGGCCGACGGCGAGCAGGTGGGGTTGGCTCCCCTGTCCGGAGTAAAGGCAGTGGGCAGCGAACTGCGGCTCACCCTTCCCGCGCTGTCCTGGGCCGTTGTGGAAGTTGAAGTCAGCAAGGCCTAG
- a CDS encoding ABC transporter substrate-binding protein: MGAAAAAVLLATGCSSSGSGGEGEEGPVTIRFSWWGNDTRASETMQVIEAFEAKNPDIKVNADFSDFGGYWDKMATQTAGGDAPDLFAMSGSYPSEYASRGALLDLSEVSGTIDTSGFAEGTVELGQIDGVQYTVTAGVNAMSMVVDPVVFEAAGVDLPDDETWTWEDYSEIAAEISAKSPAGTYGTTPMTNDSFLAVWARQKGEELYAKDGSSVAMSEGTLTDWFEMNLDLMENGGSPEASVAVEDINSGSPEQTLMGVGRQGMKISWSNQMNAYAGNGLLMMKLPGEAGKPGAWLRSSMEYAISSASDHPEEAARLLDFLVNDEEAAKVIKLDRGMQANLEVRAQVLPLLDEGKQQEADYLDRLAALDITPPAPLPPGSSDTLKILDRQLFEVLFGRLSAQEAAKAFISEVNTNLS, encoded by the coding sequence ATGGGGGCTGCAGCCGCAGCCGTACTACTGGCCACCGGCTGCAGCAGCTCAGGTTCCGGCGGCGAAGGGGAGGAGGGTCCGGTAACCATCCGGTTTTCCTGGTGGGGCAACGACACCCGCGCGAGTGAAACCATGCAGGTCATCGAAGCCTTCGAAGCAAAGAACCCGGACATCAAGGTAAATGCCGATTTCTCCGACTTCGGCGGCTACTGGGACAAGATGGCTACTCAGACCGCGGGAGGGGATGCGCCCGACCTGTTCGCCATGAGCGGCTCCTACCCCTCCGAATACGCCAGCAGGGGAGCACTGCTGGACCTGTCCGAGGTGTCCGGCACCATTGATACCTCCGGGTTTGCCGAGGGAACGGTTGAGCTCGGCCAGATTGACGGTGTCCAGTACACGGTGACTGCCGGAGTCAATGCCATGAGCATGGTGGTGGACCCCGTGGTGTTCGAAGCGGCCGGGGTGGACCTGCCCGACGACGAGACGTGGACGTGGGAGGACTACAGCGAAATTGCCGCTGAAATATCCGCAAAGTCACCGGCCGGCACGTATGGAACGACACCCATGACCAACGATTCATTCCTGGCAGTCTGGGCCCGCCAGAAGGGGGAAGAACTGTATGCGAAGGACGGGTCGTCGGTGGCGATGAGCGAAGGCACGCTCACCGACTGGTTTGAAATGAACCTTGACCTCATGGAAAACGGCGGGTCTCCCGAGGCTTCCGTTGCTGTGGAGGACATCAACTCGGGTTCACCGGAGCAAACTCTCATGGGTGTGGGGCGCCAGGGCATGAAGATCTCATGGAGCAATCAAATGAATGCGTATGCGGGCAACGGGCTGCTGATGATGAAGCTTCCGGGTGAAGCCGGGAAGCCGGGAGCATGGCTGCGCTCCTCGATGGAGTACGCGATCAGTTCAGCGTCCGACCATCCGGAGGAGGCGGCGCGGCTGCTGGACTTCCTGGTCAATGACGAGGAGGCGGCCAAGGTGATCAAGCTGGACCGCGGAATGCAGGCCAATCTGGAGGTGCGGGCGCAGGTGCTTCCACTGCTGGATGAAGGGAAACAGCAGGAGGCAGACTATCTGGACCGACTGGCCGCCCTGGACATCACTCCTCCCGCCCCGCTTCCGCCCGGTTCCTCCGACACACTGAAGATCCTGGACCGGCAGCTCTTTGAGGTCCTGTTCGGCCGGCTGTCCGCACAGGAGGCTGCGAAGGCATTCATCAGCGAGGTGAACACCAACCTCTCCTGA
- a CDS encoding glycoside hydrolase family 43 protein codes for MAIGSTSMLTDIQIRDPFVLPVAAEGAYYLFGSTDADIWSGPGTGFDCYRSVDLNQWEGPLPAFRPDDSFLGYTEFWAPEVHAHLGRYYMFATFKAPGAMRGTYVLAAERPEGPYIRWSPGAVTPANWQCLDGTFHVDDDGAPWMIYCHEWVQVHDGAVYAQRLSPDLRSVTGPPVFLFSSSEASWSTPLKRREPLKFPAYVTDGPFLRRTAAGELLMVWSAMGSSGYAMGVARSESGRVEGPWTQDPDPVWPEDGGHGMIFDTFDGTPVLTLHHPNRTPDERAVLQPLPAGQFT; via the coding sequence ATGGCCATCGGCAGTACCAGCATGCTCACTGACATCCAGATCCGGGATCCGTTTGTCCTGCCCGTGGCAGCGGAGGGGGCCTATTACCTCTTCGGCAGCACCGACGCGGACATCTGGTCAGGCCCCGGCACCGGCTTCGACTGCTACCGCAGTGTGGACCTCAACCAGTGGGAGGGGCCGCTGCCCGCCTTCCGCCCGGATGATTCCTTCCTGGGCTACACGGAGTTCTGGGCGCCGGAGGTCCATGCCCACCTTGGCCGGTACTACATGTTCGCGACCTTCAAGGCTCCCGGCGCCATGCGCGGAACGTATGTGCTGGCAGCCGAACGCCCCGAGGGCCCGTACATCCGCTGGTCCCCGGGAGCGGTAACACCGGCGAACTGGCAGTGCCTGGACGGCACCTTCCACGTGGACGACGACGGCGCACCGTGGATGATCTACTGCCACGAATGGGTCCAGGTGCATGACGGCGCCGTGTATGCCCAGCGCCTGTCGCCGGATCTGCGCTCAGTCACCGGTCCGCCCGTTTTCCTGTTCAGTTCCTCCGAAGCGTCATGGAGCACTCCGCTGAAGCGCCGCGAGCCGCTGAAGTTCCCCGCCTACGTGACGGACGGCCCCTTCCTGCGCCGGACGGCGGCCGGGGAACTGCTCATGGTGTGGTCGGCCATGGGCAGCAGCGGTTATGCGATGGGGGTGGCCCGCTCCGAGTCGGGGCGCGTGGAGGGGCCCTGGACACAGGACCCCGATCCGGTGTGGCCCGAGGACGGCGGGCACGGCATGATTTTCGATACGTTTGACGGGACTCCTGTCCTTACCCTCCATCACCCCAACCGGACGCCGGATGAGCGCGCCGTTCTGCAGCCGCTTCCAGCCGGGCAGTTCACATGA
- a CDS encoding zinc-dependent alcohol dehydrogenase, producing the protein MRSMVYRGPYKVRVEEKDIPRIEHPNDAIVRVTAAAICGSDLHLYHGMMPDTRVGTTFGHEFVGVVHEVGSSVQNLSVGDRVMVPFNIYCGSCWFCTRGLYSNCHNVNPNATAVGGIYGYSHTCGGYDGGQAEFVRVPFADVGPSIIPDWMDEEDAVLLTDALATGYFGAQLGDIREGDTVIVFGAGPVGLYAAASSWLMGAGRVIVVDHLDYRLEKARSFAHAETWNFAEYEDIVVEMKKTTDYLGADVAIDAAGAEADGSFIQNVTAAQLKLQGGSPVALNWAIDSVRKAGTVSVVGAYGPIFSAVKFGDALNKGLTLQMNQCPVKRQWPRLFEHIRNGYLRPSDIVTHRIPLEHIAEGYHMFSAKLDDCIKTLVIPEAS; encoded by the coding sequence ATGCGGTCAATGGTGTACCGCGGACCCTACAAGGTCCGCGTCGAAGAAAAAGACATTCCTCGGATTGAGCATCCGAATGACGCCATCGTGCGGGTTACAGCGGCGGCCATCTGCGGCTCCGACCTGCACCTCTATCACGGCATGATGCCGGACACCCGGGTCGGGACCACTTTTGGGCACGAGTTTGTCGGCGTGGTGCACGAAGTCGGTTCATCGGTGCAGAACCTGAGTGTGGGTGACCGGGTCATGGTGCCGTTCAACATCTACTGCGGATCCTGCTGGTTCTGCACCCGGGGCCTGTACTCCAACTGCCACAACGTCAACCCGAATGCCACAGCCGTGGGCGGCATCTACGGCTACTCCCACACCTGCGGCGGGTACGACGGCGGGCAGGCGGAGTTTGTCCGTGTTCCCTTTGCCGACGTCGGTCCCTCCATCATTCCGGACTGGATGGATGAGGAGGACGCAGTCCTGCTGACCGACGCCCTCGCCACCGGATACTTCGGCGCGCAGCTCGGTGACATCCGCGAGGGAGACACCGTCATCGTGTTCGGAGCGGGCCCCGTGGGGCTCTATGCTGCCGCTTCCTCCTGGCTGATGGGGGCGGGCCGGGTCATTGTGGTGGACCACTTGGACTACCGGCTGGAGAAAGCCAGGTCCTTTGCCCACGCAGAAACGTGGAACTTTGCCGAGTACGAGGACATTGTGGTGGAAATGAAAAAAACCACCGACTATCTCGGGGCGGACGTTGCCATTGACGCGGCCGGGGCGGAGGCGGACGGGAGCTTTATCCAAAACGTCACGGCCGCGCAGCTCAAGCTGCAGGGCGGGTCCCCGGTGGCGCTGAACTGGGCCATTGATTCAGTCCGTAAAGCGGGAACCGTGTCGGTTGTGGGCGCGTACGGCCCCATCTTCAGCGCCGTGAAGTTTGGCGATGCCCTCAACAAGGGCCTGACGCTTCAAATGAACCAGTGTCCGGTCAAGCGCCAGTGGCCCCGGCTCTTTGAACACATCCGCAACGGCTACCTCAGGCCCAGCGACATCGTGACGCACCGGATCCCACTGGAGCACATCGCCGAGGGCTATCACATGTTCTCCGCCAAGCTCGATGACTGCATCAAAACCCTGGTCATCCCCGAAGCGTCCTGA
- a CDS encoding AAA family ATPase, giving the protein MPPSRGFDDPRLIREIRRRPDAEVPPSGWPAAVPAIAAVLESGLELPPGVTFLVGENGSGKSTLVEAVAAAYGLGPEGGTVHSAHSTHRTESPLSGWISLVRQPGAPKWGFFLRAETMHGYYTFQDQLGGGRDFHAMSHGESFLALAETYLNTQGFYCLDEPEAALSFGSTLALIGVLSDLAANGSQILCATHSPVLASLPGATIYETGEHGIARREWEDLDLVRNWRSYLDEPRRYLRHILAP; this is encoded by the coding sequence ATGCCACCTTCCCGAGGTTTTGATGATCCGCGGCTGATCCGTGAAATCCGGCGCCGGCCCGACGCAGAGGTTCCCCCGTCCGGCTGGCCCGCTGCGGTTCCCGCAATAGCCGCGGTCCTGGAATCCGGGCTGGAACTTCCGCCGGGCGTGACCTTTTTGGTCGGGGAGAACGGCAGCGGCAAATCCACCCTGGTGGAGGCTGTCGCGGCCGCCTACGGCCTGGGCCCGGAGGGCGGAACCGTGCATTCAGCACACTCCACGCACCGGACGGAGTCCCCGCTGAGCGGCTGGATCAGCCTCGTCCGGCAGCCGGGCGCACCCAAGTGGGGTTTCTTCCTCCGGGCGGAAACAATGCACGGGTACTACACCTTCCAGGACCAACTCGGCGGCGGCCGGGACTTCCACGCCATGAGCCATGGAGAATCCTTCCTTGCCCTGGCGGAAACGTACCTGAACACGCAGGGGTTCTACTGCCTGGACGAGCCCGAAGCCGCACTGTCCTTCGGCTCCACCCTGGCCCTGATCGGGGTGCTGAGCGACCTCGCCGCCAATGGATCGCAGATCCTGTGCGCCACCCACTCCCCCGTGCTGGCCTCGCTTCCCGGCGCCACCATCTATGAAACGGGTGAGCACGGCATAGCGCGCCGTGAATGGGAGGACCTAGACCTGGTCCGGAACTGGAGGTCATACCTGGACGAACCCCGGCGCTACCTGCGGCACATCCTCGCGCCATGA
- a CDS encoding extracellular solute-binding protein, giving the protein MKRPQLGAGPALNRRQLLMGTGALLGGALTVGSLSGCGTPSSGAAESLRFWHLLSGGDGIKMQGMIDAANAQNPGFTVTPTVLAWGAPYYTKLSMASAGGRPPELAIMHASRVVGYAPGGLLDEWDLDLLAENGVTEADFAPRIWENSQIDGKVFSIALDSHPFIMMYNTDIAAEAGVLGSDKQLVPVNSPEQFREVALEMQKVTGRHGLSYGYLGDGAQMWRLFYTFYRQHGAEMVLNQGEAAEVDRDVAISCLEFIRSLLDDTITTSSGDINTAIAEFAGGDSGMLFSGVWELPTMKTANIPLGASPIPTLFGTPAAYADSHAFVLPHQLNLDDSLRRDSYKFVADVLKGSFAWAEAGHIPSYQPIIKSTEYGALTPQANYAAAADIINYDPRAYFSGSGSDFQTFFANSVQNVFLGRDKPETGWDSFVDRLNILLAKPNPV; this is encoded by the coding sequence GTGAAAAGACCACAGTTAGGCGCCGGGCCGGCCTTAAACCGCCGGCAACTGTTGATGGGGACCGGTGCGCTGTTGGGAGGTGCGCTGACGGTGGGCTCGCTCTCCGGCTGCGGGACCCCCTCGTCCGGCGCGGCCGAGAGCCTGCGGTTTTGGCATCTTCTCTCCGGCGGAGACGGCATCAAAATGCAGGGCATGATCGATGCGGCCAATGCGCAAAACCCCGGCTTCACCGTTACCCCGACCGTGCTGGCCTGGGGTGCCCCCTACTACACCAAGCTCTCCATGGCGTCGGCCGGGGGCCGTCCGCCGGAACTCGCCATCATGCACGCCAGCCGGGTGGTGGGATACGCCCCCGGAGGGCTGCTGGACGAATGGGATCTGGACCTGCTGGCGGAAAACGGTGTCACGGAAGCAGACTTCGCCCCCCGCATCTGGGAGAACAGCCAAATCGACGGCAAGGTCTTCAGCATCGCGCTGGACTCGCATCCGTTCATCATGATGTACAACACCGACATTGCCGCAGAAGCCGGGGTACTGGGCAGCGACAAGCAGCTGGTCCCCGTCAACTCCCCCGAACAGTTCCGGGAGGTGGCCCTGGAAATGCAGAAGGTCACCGGGCGGCACGGGCTGTCTTACGGGTACCTCGGCGACGGGGCACAGATGTGGCGGCTCTTCTACACCTTTTACCGCCAGCACGGCGCTGAAATGGTTCTCAACCAGGGAGAGGCCGCCGAGGTGGACCGCGACGTCGCCATCTCCTGCCTGGAATTCATCCGCTCGCTGCTGGATGACACGATCACCACCAGCAGCGGAGACATCAACACGGCCATCGCAGAATTTGCCGGCGGCGATTCCGGCATGCTGTTCAGCGGAGTGTGGGAACTGCCCACCATGAAGACGGCGAACATTCCGTTGGGCGCCTCCCCCATCCCCACGTTGTTCGGCACCCCGGCAGCCTATGCGGACTCCCACGCCTTTGTGCTGCCGCACCAACTAAACCTCGATGACTCCCTGCGCCGCGACTCCTACAAATTCGTCGCGGACGTGCTGAAGGGATCCTTCGCCTGGGCGGAGGCGGGGCACATCCCCTCCTATCAGCCCATCATCAAGTCAACGGAGTACGGCGCGCTGACACCGCAGGCCAACTATGCAGCTGCGGCGGACATCATCAACTACGATCCCCGCGCCTATTTCTCCGGCTCGGGATCGGACTTCCAGACCTTCTTCGCGAACAGCGTCCAGAATGTCTTCCTCGGCCGGGACAAGCCGGAAACCGGCTGGGACTCCTTCGTCGACCGGCTCAACATCCTCCTGGCCAAGCCGAACCCCGTATAA